A single window of Methanothermobacter marburgensis str. Marburg DNA harbors:
- a CDS encoding sensor histidine kinase — MKYREDLLMMIAAAVMMLSFNWIHGIFLILPLIAIPKPSGRVIKWALFAFAVFTALLIIQPMTRAVGFNISDELFRIVLLMLFTVMIALLIERIEKVRSLRELNRELAKKAAELEDANKELEAFAYSVSHDLRVPLRAIDGFSRILVEDYEDKLDDDGLRVIGIIRENTKKMGQLIDDILLLSRAGRQEINPVTLDMRELAESTYRELASQEEGRVIEFSVEDLPPAMADRVLMGQVMGNLLSNAIKFTRDRNPARIEVGYMDGGDEHIYYVRDNGAGFDMKYVGKLFGLFQRLHSQEEFEGTGVGLSIVQRIIKRHGGRVWGEGEVDAGATIYFTLPKAVG, encoded by the coding sequence ATGAAATACCGTGAAGACCTTCTGATGATGATTGCAGCGGCAGTTATGATGTTATCCTTCAACTGGATACATGGAATTTTTCTGATTTTACCTCTCATCGCAATCCCAAAACCCTCAGGAAGGGTAATTAAATGGGCTCTTTTTGCTTTTGCAGTATTCACGGCTTTACTCATAATTCAGCCAATGACACGCGCAGTTGGATTCAACATATCAGATGAACTCTTCAGGATAGTCCTCCTGATGCTCTTCACAGTAATGATCGCACTACTCATTGAGAGGATTGAGAAGGTCCGCTCCCTAAGAGAACTGAACAGGGAACTGGCAAAAAAGGCCGCAGAACTTGAGGATGCCAATAAGGAACTGGAGGCATTTGCATACTCAGTCTCACATGACCTCCGCGTCCCTTTAAGGGCCATCGACGGGTTCTCAAGGATACTTGTTGAGGACTATGAGGATAAACTTGATGATGATGGTCTCAGGGTCATTGGAATAATCAGGGAGAACACAAAGAAGATGGGGCAGCTCATCGACGACATCCTCCTCCTATCAAGGGCTGGAAGGCAGGAGATTAACCCTGTGACTCTGGACATGAGGGAACTTGCAGAGTCAACCTACCGGGAACTTGCCTCACAGGAGGAGGGAAGGGTCATAGAGTTTTCGGTGGAGGACCTCCCCCCTGCAATGGCAGACAGGGTCCTAATGGGGCAGGTGATGGGTAACCTCCTCTCAAACGCCATAAAATTCACAAGGGACAGGAACCCAGCAAGGATTGAGGTGGGATACATGGACGGGGGCGATGAGCACATCTACTATGTCAGGGATAACGGGGCAGGATTTGACATGAAGTATGTGGGAAAACTCTTTGGACTCTTCCAGAGACTCCACAGTCAGGAGGAATTTGAGGGAACCGGCGTGGGCCTCTCAATAGTCCAGAGGATAATAAAGAGGCATGGAGGAAGAGTCTGGGGTGAAGGTGAGGTTGATGCCGGCGCAACAATATACTTCACATTACCAAAGGCGGTGGGATAA
- a CDS encoding ATP-binding response regulator → MSPTSLLVVEDESIVAMDIKHRAEGLGYRVVGMAASGEEAIKLAREEKPDLILMDIVLKGEMDGIEAAEVIREEMNIPVVYLTAYSDEKTLSRAKLTGPFGYIIKPFEDRELHSAIEVALYKHRMDSKLRESEERYRALLETSPDPIILLDSDSRILFANRNVEELTGLDRKKLRGKKLSILERKGFLSREVLEKILNLMNHEHKTFEIEFVDVRGKKHHFEIHSTTLRQQPRRTSSR, encoded by the coding sequence ATGTCGCCTACAAGTTTGCTCGTTGTGGAAGATGAGAGTATAGTGGCCATGGACATCAAGCACCGGGCCGAGGGCCTCGGCTACCGTGTGGTTGGCATGGCAGCCTCAGGTGAGGAGGCAATAAAACTTGCCCGTGAGGAGAAACCTGACCTTATACTCATGGATATAGTGCTTAAGGGTGAAATGGACGGGATAGAGGCGGCAGAGGTCATAAGAGAGGAGATGAATATACCCGTTGTTTACCTTACAGCATACTCTGATGAAAAGACCCTGAGCCGTGCGAAACTCACAGGGCCCTTCGGGTATATAATAAAGCCCTTTGAGGACCGTGAGCTTCACAGTGCAATCGAGGTGGCCCTATATAAACACAGAATGGACAGTAAACTCCGCGAAAGTGAGGAACGGTACAGGGCACTCCTTGAAACATCACCCGACCCCATAATCCTCCTGGACTCTGACTCAAGGATACTCTTTGCAAACAGAAACGTAGAGGAGTTAACAGGGCTTGATAGAAAGAAGCTAAGGGGTAAGAAACTTTCCATCCTCGAGAGGAAGGGTTTCCTATCAAGGGAGGTCCTTGAGAAGATTCTTAACCTCATGAACCATGAGCACAAAACCTTTGAAATCGAATTTGTTGATGTGAGGGGGAAAAAGCATCATTTTGAGATACACTCCACCACATTGAGACAACAACCGAGAAGAACCTCCTCCAGATAA
- a CDS encoding methanogen output domain 1-containing protein, protein MEAEKRREELIRERSKAQLYGFVVSAVPVFASSIPPQLRNAIIKNFADRFEKNLKPNFQRMMEKLGVVEDIRSGRAPERVFNAYIKWLSGFLGNLGIETTLRKEKSRHVLEFKTFPWINEARQNPIFSLIFRAMLMRSFTWTGIKGSVIQTSTLRSRDENLTFEFHMV, encoded by the coding sequence GTGGAGGCTGAGAAGAGGAGGGAGGAACTCATCCGTGAGAGGTCAAAGGCCCAGCTTTATGGATTCGTTGTTTCGGCTGTGCCAGTCTTTGCATCTTCAATCCCCCCACAGCTCAGAAATGCCATCATAAAGAACTTTGCAGACAGGTTTGAGAAGAACCTCAAACCCAACTTCCAGAGGATGATGGAGAAGCTGGGGGTTGTTGAGGATATCAGGTCAGGTAGGGCGCCCGAGAGGGTTTTCAATGCATATATAAAGTGGCTTTCAGGGTTTCTCGGGAACCTTGGAATCGAGACCACACTCCGAAAGGAGAAGTCACGGCATGTACTTGAATTTAAAACGTTTCCCTGGATCAATGAGGCACGTCAGAATCCCATCTTCTCACTCATATTCAGGGCCATGCTGATGAGGAGCTTCACCTGGACCGGCATCAAGGGAAGCGTCATACAGACCTCAACGCTGAGGAGCAGGGACGAGAACCTCACATTCGAATTCCATATGGTATAG
- the uvrC gene encoding excinuclease ABC subunit UvrC gives MTRVRDPGKLPDRTGVYIFRDENDRVLYVGKSVSIRKRVASYFREHENPRLRVMMRHLDSIEYILTENEKEALILESNLIKRYRPPYNVRLKDDKRYPFIKITDEEYPRVIITRTIGGDSARYYGPFTDTGSVRKTLKFIKSLFKIRSCRRMDGPCLNSQIDLCHAPCDGGISREDYLEIIERVDLFFQGRYREVIEALEAEMRDASEKLEFERAAVIRDQIESIREVMERQYAAFTDSIDQDIVALETSGDNSVVVVLQIRDGKITGKDDFMLRGSADRREILESFLKQYYAIPRYIPSEILVQYPVGDEVIAEWLSELRGGEVRIHSPEGGSGRRLLNIAWKNASVILQQKGKVKDALLELKGELKLPSIPRRIEGLDISNIGGEHATGSVAVFLDGKPAPGMYRRYRIRTMGPDDYAMMRELVMRRYSGDETEKPDLVLIDGGKGQLSAALDALRSCGVDLPLVGIAKREEDVYLPGLSEPVEVSDGALQLLRHLRDEAHRFAVEYHRRIRDRKSLESELDGIRGVGPRRKRALLEHFGSVEGIGNASVEELAAVRGMNRPVAERIYRHFRRGDNG, from the coding sequence TTGACAAGGGTAAGGGATCCAGGGAAACTTCCAGACAGGACAGGCGTTTACATATTCCGTGATGAAAACGACAGGGTCCTCTACGTTGGAAAATCGGTCTCAATAAGGAAGAGGGTCGCATCCTACTTCAGGGAACACGAGAACCCCCGCCTCAGGGTAATGATGAGGCACCTTGACAGCATAGAGTACATCCTCACAGAGAATGAAAAGGAGGCCCTCATCCTTGAATCCAACCTAATAAAGAGGTACAGGCCCCCCTACAACGTCCGCCTCAAGGATGATAAGAGGTACCCATTCATAAAGATAACAGATGAGGAATACCCCCGCGTAATCATAACAAGGACCATCGGGGGCGACAGTGCAAGGTATTACGGGCCATTCACCGATACCGGTTCCGTGAGGAAGACCCTGAAGTTCATAAAGTCCCTCTTCAAAATCAGAAGCTGCAGAAGGATGGATGGGCCCTGCCTCAACAGCCAGATAGACCTCTGCCATGCCCCCTGCGATGGTGGGATAAGCAGGGAGGACTACCTTGAGATCATCGAAAGGGTTGACCTCTTCTTCCAGGGCCGGTACCGGGAGGTTATTGAGGCTCTTGAGGCTGAGATGCGCGATGCCTCAGAAAAGCTGGAATTCGAGAGGGCCGCGGTTATCCGGGACCAGATTGAATCAATACGTGAGGTTATGGAGAGGCAGTATGCGGCCTTCACAGACTCCATTGACCAGGACATAGTGGCCCTGGAGACAAGTGGTGATAACTCCGTCGTTGTGGTTCTGCAGATCCGTGACGGTAAGATCACAGGGAAGGACGACTTCATGCTGAGGGGCTCAGCAGATAGGAGGGAGATCCTTGAGTCCTTCCTCAAGCAGTATTATGCAATCCCCCGTTATATCCCCTCAGAGATCCTGGTGCAGTACCCGGTAGGGGATGAGGTCATAGCAGAGTGGCTCTCTGAGCTCAGGGGTGGTGAGGTCAGGATACATTCACCAGAGGGGGGCTCAGGCAGGAGACTCCTGAACATCGCCTGGAAGAACGCCTCCGTCATCCTCCAACAGAAGGGTAAGGTGAAGGATGCGCTCCTTGAACTTAAGGGTGAACTCAAGCTCCCCTCCATTCCCAGACGGATTGAGGGCCTTGACATATCCAATATTGGTGGTGAACACGCAACAGGTTCAGTCGCCGTCTTCCTGGATGGTAAACCCGCCCCTGGAATGTACCGCCGCTACCGTATAAGGACCATGGGCCCGGATGACTATGCCATGATGAGGGAACTCGTCATGAGGAGGTACTCCGGTGATGAAACTGAAAAACCGGACCTTGTACTGATTGACGGGGGTAAGGGGCAGCTCTCAGCAGCACTGGATGCCCTCAGGTCATGTGGTGTGGATCTGCCTCTTGTGGGTATAGCAAAGAGGGAGGAGGATGTATACCTTCCGGGCCTTTCAGAGCCAGTTGAGGTGTCAGATGGCGCCCTTCAGCTGCTCAGGCACCTCCGTGACGAGGCCCACAGGTTTGCAGTTGAATACCACCGGAGGATCAGGGACAGAAAATCCCTTGAGTCAGAACTTGACGGTATAAGGGGTGTTGGTCCCAGGAGGAAGAGGGCCCTCCTGGAGCACTTTGGAAGTGTTGAGGGTATAGGGAATGCCAGTGTGGAGGAACTTGCAGCGGTAAGGGGCATGAACCGCCCGGTGGCAGAGAGAATATACAGACACTTCAGAAGGGGTGATAATGGCTGA
- a CDS encoding response regulator codes for MTDTDILLVEDNPTDAELTIRALKKNNLANKLHWVKDGAEALDYIFARGSYSERDPDNLPKLILLDLRMPKVDGLEVLQEIKRNESTSRIPVVVLTSSKEDRDIVESYKLGVNSYVSKPVEFDEFINAVSTLGFYWMIINQPPE; via the coding sequence ATGACAGATACAGATATACTCCTTGTTGAGGACAACCCGACAGACGCTGAACTGACAATAAGGGCACTGAAGAAAAACAACCTTGCAAACAAGCTCCACTGGGTCAAGGATGGTGCAGAGGCCCTTGACTACATATTTGCAAGGGGATCCTACTCTGAGAGGGACCCTGATAATCTCCCGAAGCTCATACTCCTTGACCTCAGGATGCCCAAGGTTGATGGGCTTGAGGTTCTCCAGGAGATTAAGAGAAATGAAAGCACATCCAGAATCCCGGTGGTGGTTTTGACTTCATCCAAGGAGGACCGGGATATAGTTGAGAGCTACAAGCTTGGGGTTAACAGCTACGTGAGCAAACCCGTGGAATTCGATGAATTCATAAACGCGGTTTCAACCCTGGGATTCTACTGGATGATCATAAATCAGCCACCTGAGTAG
- the uvrA gene encoding excinuclease ABC subunit UvrA, with protein sequence MSGKIVIKGAREHNLQNIDLELPRDKFIVITGISGSGKSSLAFDTIYAEGQRRYVESLSAYARQFLGQMKKPEVDYIEGLSPAISIDQKTTRVNPRSTVGTITEIYDYLRLLFARIGKPHCYLCGREIEQQTSTQIVDRIMEDDEGTRIIILAPVVRDRKGEHQRVFERLREQGFVRVRVDGEIRDLDEEFNLDRNRKHSVDVVVDRLAVRKDTEFRKRLADSVETALEMGEGTLRVLYHDTGHERVYSEHFACPDCGINFEEISPRMFSFNSPHGACPECNGLGSKLEIDPDLVVPYPERSINEGAIVPWSRSGKRDNYYHQMLRAVAEHYGFSLDTPFGELDEEHRRAILYGTDEKIQFVFQRKNRTYRANRRFEGVIPRMERIYMETKSNYMRTYIGKFMSNHACPVCKGSRLRPESLSVTVGGKSIHDVVEMSVSEAHSFFEGLELTGREEYIAREILKEIRERLRFLIDVGLDYLTLSRSSGTLSGGEAQRIRLATQIGSGLVGVLYILDEPSIGLHQRDNMRLIETLKRLRDLGNTLIVVEHDEETILSADHVVDIGPGAGEHGGHVVAEGTPQEIMEDPASLTGAYLSGRETIPVPKFRRAHSGKYLTVRGARANNLKDIDVRIPLGVFTCVTGVSGSGKSTLVNEILYRGVYERLHHKHMNAGEHTDIEGLEHIDKVVMIDQSPIGRTPRSNPATYTGVFTHIRELFAQTPEAKKRGYRPGRFSFNVKGGRCEACSGDGIIKIEMHFLADVYVPCEVCRGRRYNEETLEVRYRGKNIAEVLDMTVEEALEFFESIPQVRKKLQTLYDVGLGYIKLGQPATTLSGGEAQRVKLAKELGRKSTGKTLYILDEPTTGLHFDDIKKLLNVLGRLVDAGNTAVVIEHNLDVIKSADHIIDLGPEGGDRGGLVVAEGTPEEVANSGTHTGRFLRDVLSGVQNESVPVGQDTGK encoded by the coding sequence ATGAGTGGAAAGATAGTTATTAAGGGTGCAAGGGAACACAACCTCCAGAACATTGACCTTGAACTCCCAAGGGATAAATTCATCGTTATAACAGGTATAAGCGGGTCAGGGAAGTCCTCCCTGGCCTTTGACACCATATACGCTGAGGGCCAGCGGAGATACGTTGAGTCCCTCTCAGCCTATGCAAGGCAGTTCCTGGGGCAGATGAAGAAGCCCGAGGTGGACTACATAGAGGGCCTCTCCCCTGCGATATCCATAGACCAGAAGACCACGAGGGTCAACCCCCGTTCAACCGTGGGGACCATAACAGAGATCTACGACTACCTCCGGCTCCTCTTTGCAAGGATAGGTAAACCCCACTGCTACCTCTGCGGAAGGGAGATAGAGCAGCAGACATCAACCCAGATAGTGGACCGTATAATGGAGGACGATGAGGGCACAAGGATCATCATACTGGCACCGGTGGTGAGGGACAGGAAGGGCGAGCACCAGAGGGTTTTTGAGAGGCTCAGGGAACAGGGATTCGTAAGGGTCAGGGTTGATGGTGAAATAAGGGACCTTGACGAGGAATTCAATCTTGACAGAAACCGGAAACACTCGGTTGATGTGGTGGTGGACCGCCTTGCTGTTAGAAAGGACACTGAATTCAGGAAGAGGCTCGCGGACTCTGTTGAAACAGCCCTGGAGATGGGTGAGGGTACACTCCGGGTTCTCTACCATGACACCGGCCATGAGAGGGTCTACAGTGAACACTTCGCCTGCCCTGACTGCGGCATAAACTTTGAGGAGATAAGCCCGAGGATGTTCTCATTCAACAGCCCCCATGGGGCATGTCCAGAGTGCAATGGGCTTGGAAGCAAACTTGAGATCGACCCTGACCTCGTCGTACCCTACCCTGAGCGATCCATAAATGAGGGGGCCATAGTCCCATGGAGCAGGTCAGGTAAGAGGGACAACTACTACCACCAGATGCTGAGGGCTGTTGCAGAGCACTACGGCTTCAGCCTGGACACCCCCTTCGGTGAACTGGACGAGGAACACAGGAGGGCCATCCTCTACGGGACAGATGAGAAGATCCAGTTCGTATTCCAGCGTAAAAACAGAACCTACCGTGCTAACAGGCGCTTCGAGGGTGTTATACCCAGGATGGAAAGGATCTACATGGAGACCAAGTCCAACTACATGAGGACCTACATAGGTAAATTCATGAGCAACCATGCATGCCCGGTCTGTAAGGGGAGCAGGTTGAGACCGGAGAGTCTCTCGGTCACTGTGGGTGGAAAATCAATACATGATGTTGTTGAAATGTCGGTTAGCGAGGCCCACAGCTTCTTTGAGGGCCTTGAACTCACCGGGAGGGAGGAGTACATCGCAAGGGAGATACTCAAGGAGATACGTGAGAGGCTACGGTTTCTGATTGACGTGGGCCTGGACTACCTTACACTTTCAAGGTCCTCAGGCACACTCTCAGGTGGCGAGGCCCAGAGGATAAGGCTTGCAACCCAGATTGGATCGGGCCTCGTGGGGGTACTCTACATCCTGGACGAGCCCAGCATAGGCCTCCACCAGCGGGATAACATGAGGCTGATTGAGACACTCAAGAGACTCAGGGACCTGGGGAACACCCTGATAGTGGTTGAACACGACGAGGAAACCATACTCTCCGCTGACCACGTGGTTGACATTGGACCCGGTGCCGGGGAACACGGTGGACACGTGGTTGCAGAGGGGACACCCCAGGAGATAATGGAGGACCCGGCATCCCTCACAGGGGCGTATCTATCGGGCCGGGAAACAATACCTGTACCCAAATTCAGGAGGGCTCATTCAGGGAAGTACCTCACGGTGAGGGGGGCCAGGGCCAACAACCTCAAGGACATCGATGTGAGGATCCCCCTGGGTGTCTTCACCTGCGTCACCGGCGTATCAGGTTCAGGTAAGAGTACACTGGTCAACGAGATACTCTACAGGGGGGTCTATGAGAGGCTCCACCATAAGCACATGAATGCAGGTGAGCACACCGACATCGAGGGCCTTGAGCACATCGACAAGGTTGTGATGATAGACCAGTCACCAATCGGTAGAACACCAAGATCAAACCCCGCCACCTATACAGGTGTATTCACCCATATAAGGGAACTCTTCGCCCAGACCCCCGAGGCAAAGAAGAGGGGCTACAGGCCAGGCAGGTTCAGTTTCAACGTCAAGGGGGGCCGCTGCGAGGCCTGCAGTGGTGACGGGATAATCAAAATAGAGATGCACTTCCTTGCAGACGTCTATGTCCCATGCGAGGTCTGCAGGGGAAGGAGGTACAATGAGGAGACCCTTGAGGTAAGATACAGGGGTAAGAACATAGCAGAGGTCCTTGATATGACCGTGGAGGAGGCCCTCGAGTTCTTTGAGAGCATACCCCAGGTGAGGAAGAAGCTGCAGACACTCTATGACGTGGGCCTTGGCTACATAAAGCTGGGTCAGCCAGCCACAACACTATCAGGTGGTGAGGCCCAGAGGGTCAAACTGGCAAAGGAACTTGGGAGGAAGAGCACCGGAAAAACGCTCTACATCCTTGATGAGCCAACCACAGGACTCCACTTCGATGACATCAAGAAACTCCTCAATGTCCTGGGAAGGCTTGTGGACGCAGGTAACACAGCCGTTGTGATAGAACACAACCTTGATGTTATAAAGTCTGCGGACCACATCATAGACCTTGGACCTGAGGGAGGTGACAGGGGAGGCCTTGTGGTTGCTGAGGGTACACCAGAGGAGGTTGCTAACTCAGGAACGCACACTGGCAGATTCCTCAGGGACGTCCTCAGCGGGGTGCAGAATGAGAGTGTCCCCGTGGGACAGGACACCGGAAAGTAG
- the uvrB gene encoding excinuclease ABC subunit UvrB, which translates to MMKFKLVSDYRPLGDQPKAIRSLVEGINAGMREQTLLGVTGSGKTFTIANVIEEVQKPTLVISHNKTLAAQLYEEFREFFPDNAVEYFVSYYDFYQPEAYIPQTDTYIDKEASINDEIDRMRHSATQALLSRDDVIVVSSVSCIYGIGAPADYGEFTLHLEVGSSIGREEILSSLVSMQYERNDVEFDRGQFRVRGDTIEINPIHGTPPIRIELFGDEVDSISTVHRVTGKRLQKLDRITVFPAKHFVIPEDRLQRAIESIEEELEDRLRELRAQNKLLEAQRLEQRTRFDIEMLREMGYCQGIENYSMHLSGRKWGEKPNTLLDYFPDDFLTVIDESHVTVPQIRGMYNGDRARKETLVEYGFRLPSAKENRPLRFDEFQESINQVIYVSATPGKYELSRSQNIVEQIIRPTGLVDPEVRIRPVKGQVDDLLSEIRRRVELGQRVLVTTLTKRMAEDLTDYYSRVGVRVRYLHSEIDTLERVEIIDDLRRGEFDCLVGVNLLREGLDLPEVSLVAILDADREGFLRSETSLIQTIGRAARNVNGQVLIYADRLTDAVKAAVETTNRRRKLQMEYNRRHGIKPRSTRRTLREKKEKEEIKAEEIPRDELEVIIKDLEAEMREAARNLEFERAARLRDQIMSLKGSSSK; encoded by the coding sequence GTGATGAAATTTAAACTGGTATCAGATTACAGACCCCTCGGGGATCAGCCAAAGGCGATAAGGTCCCTCGTTGAGGGTATAAACGCGGGGATGAGGGAACAGACCCTTCTGGGGGTCACAGGGTCAGGTAAGACCTTCACCATCGCCAATGTCATCGAGGAGGTCCAGAAACCAACGCTGGTCATATCCCACAACAAGACACTGGCTGCGCAGCTCTACGAGGAGTTCAGGGAGTTCTTCCCTGATAACGCGGTGGAGTACTTCGTGAGCTACTATGACTTCTACCAGCCAGAGGCCTACATACCACAGACAGACACCTACATAGACAAGGAGGCCTCAATAAACGATGAGATAGACCGGATGAGACACTCGGCCACCCAGGCACTCCTATCCAGGGACGACGTTATAGTGGTATCCAGTGTATCCTGCATCTACGGCATAGGGGCCCCCGCAGATTACGGTGAGTTCACCCTCCACCTTGAGGTGGGCTCCTCCATAGGGAGGGAGGAGATCCTCTCAAGCCTTGTCAGCATGCAGTACGAGAGGAACGACGTGGAATTCGACAGGGGCCAGTTCAGGGTCCGCGGCGACACCATAGAGATAAACCCCATCCACGGAACACCACCAATCAGGATAGAGCTGTTCGGGGACGAGGTGGACTCCATATCAACCGTCCACAGGGTAACAGGTAAGAGGCTCCAGAAACTGGACCGCATAACGGTATTCCCTGCCAAGCACTTCGTGATCCCTGAGGACAGACTCCAGAGGGCCATAGAGTCGATAGAGGAGGAACTTGAGGATCGACTAAGGGAACTCAGGGCCCAGAATAAACTCCTTGAGGCCCAGCGCCTGGAGCAGAGGACGAGATTTGATATTGAAATGCTGCGGGAGATGGGATACTGCCAGGGCATAGAGAACTACTCAATGCACCTCAGCGGCAGGAAGTGGGGTGAGAAACCCAACACCCTCCTTGACTACTTCCCCGATGACTTCCTGACGGTCATTGACGAATCACATGTGACCGTCCCCCAGATAAGGGGCATGTACAATGGTGACCGGGCAAGGAAGGAGACACTCGTTGAGTACGGCTTCAGACTCCCCAGTGCAAAGGAGAACCGTCCGCTACGCTTCGACGAATTCCAGGAGAGCATAAACCAGGTGATCTATGTATCTGCAACCCCGGGTAAATATGAGCTCTCCAGGAGCCAGAACATCGTTGAACAGATCATAAGGCCCACTGGCCTCGTGGACCCGGAGGTCAGGATCCGGCCTGTTAAGGGACAGGTTGACGACCTCCTCTCTGAGATAAGAAGGAGGGTTGAACTTGGCCAGAGGGTTCTCGTAACCACCCTCACCAAGAGGATGGCAGAGGACCTCACCGACTATTATTCACGGGTTGGTGTGAGGGTGAGGTACCTCCACTCAGAGATAGATACCCTTGAGCGTGTTGAGATCATAGACGACCTCAGACGTGGCGAATTCGACTGCCTGGTGGGTGTGAACCTCCTCAGGGAGGGCCTGGACCTACCGGAGGTTTCACTGGTGGCGATCCTCGACGCCGACAGGGAGGGCTTCCTCAGATCAGAGACCTCCCTCATACAGACAATCGGGAGGGCCGCCAGGAACGTCAACGGCCAGGTGCTGATATACGCCGACAGACTCACAGATGCGGTGAAAGCAGCGGTTGAGACCACCAACAGGCGAAGAAAGCTCCAGATGGAGTACAACCGCAGGCACGGTATAAAGCCAAGGAGCACAAGAAGGACCCTCAGGGAGAAGAAGGAGAAAGAGGAGATTAAGGCTGAGGAGATACCCCGGGATGAACTTGAAGTCATAATAAAGGACCTTGAGGCCGAGATGCGTGAGGCCGCAAGGAACCTGGAATTCGAGAGGGCCGCGAGACTCAGGGACCAGATAATGTCCCTTAAGGGGTCCTCATCAAAATAA